The Verrucomicrobiota bacterium sequence CCGGTCAAAGCCGCCATTTTTCGGTAGGTCTCGATTCCGTTGGCATCCGGCAGCGTTAAGTCCAGGAGGATGACATCAAAGTCGCCGGAGGCTAAAGCCGCTTCGGCGGTGGAAACGCGGCCCACGTTCGCGACGCGGAAGCTGCCAGGTCTCGCTTCCTCCAGGAATTCGCTGACCAGCCGGGCATCGCCGGGATTATCCTCGACTAAAAGCACCTTGATCAAAGTCAGGTATTTATAAGACTGCGTCATGGCTGTCGTTGGCTCCCGGGCAATCGGACAATCGTGAACCAGAAATCTTCTATGGCCCGAACCACTTTGATGAATTGATCGAGGTCAATCGGTTTCGTGACGTAGCAGTTCGCATGCAGGTTGTAGCTTTTTGCCACATCCTCCTCGGCCTTGGAGCTGGTCACGATGACCACTGGTATTTGCCTGAGCGCTTCATCATTTTTTATCTGAGCCAGTAC is a genomic window containing:
- a CDS encoding response regulator yields the protein MTQSYKYLTLIKVLLVEDNPGDARLVSEFLEEARPGSFRVANVGRVSTAEAALASGDFDVILLDLTLPDANGIETYRKMAALTGNKRIVVLTGLEDLAVENQLMGEGAYAFIRKRQLHGLLLAGILRNAAAAPWDK
- a CDS encoding response regulator, with translation MTPIEILLVEDNLGDVRLTQEALKEAKVHNRLTVARDGVEALAILRKQGNYATAATPHIILLDLNLPKLSGTEVLAQIKNDEALRQIPVVIVTSSKAEEDVAKSYNLHANCYVTKPIDLDQFIKVVRAIEDFWFTIVRLPGSQRQP